The following coding sequences lie in one Fusarium poae strain DAOMC 252244 chromosome 1, whole genome shotgun sequence genomic window:
- a CDS encoding hypothetical protein (SECRETED:SignalP(1-22)~MEROPS:MER0093133~BUSCO:19837at5125): protein MARGWFVNCAAFLLALTAGGNAYRLPSLSARAKDSGPKAVNISVPVDHFHNDTIYEPHSDKKFPLRYWFDAQYYRKGGPVIILASGETSGEDRIPYLEHGILQMLANATGGIGVILEHRYYGTSFPVPDLKPENMRFLSTEQALADTAYFAQHVEFPGLEEHNLTASTTPYIIYGGSYAGAFAAFARKIYPDLFWGGISSSGVTAAIVDYWQYFEAARLFAPGDCAKVTQKLTHVVDNILLGDDKEEKKQLKIAFGLLGLRDDDFATAISQGIGGLQSNNWDPASDSSSFGLYCGSVSSDDILFASTRHLAPYVKTWLISAGYKKQLKYMTNRFLNYIGYIRSNVESDKSGRCNGRTLDQCYSIRGSMNETTLDPNNMLRQWTYQTCTQWGYWQTGSGVPKDQLPMVSRLIDVEYNTIPCREEFNITTPPNVESINKLGGFNFSYPRVAFIDGEYDPWRAATPHAIGLPERESTVSEPFILIPYGVHHWDENGLAPGSEEIGLPPPAVKKAQQDIVDFTKAWLEDWEKEKGNSAADL, encoded by the coding sequence ATGGCGCGCGGATGGTTTGTCAATTGCGCTGCCTTCCTCTTGGCTCTGACCGCCGGAGGGAACGCGTACCGTCTTCCCTCCCTCTCCGCTCGCGCCAAAGACAGTGGTCCTAAAGCCGTCAACATCAGCGTGCCTGTCGATCATTTCCACAATGACACCATCTATGAGCCTCACTCTGACAAGAAGTTCCCTTTGAGATATTGGTTCGATGCGCAATACTACCGCAAGGGAGGTCCAGTCATCATTCTCGCGTCGGGCGAAACCTCAGGCGAGGATAGAATACCCTACCTCGAGCATGGTATTCTCCAAATGCTGGCCAACGCCACAGGCGGTATCGGTGTTATTCTCGAGCATCGTTACTATGGAACGAGTTTCCCTGTGCCAGACTTGAAGCCTGAGAATATGCGCTTCTTGTCCACTGAGCAAGCTCTTGCCGACACAGCCTACTTTGCACAGCATGTCGAGTTTCCCGGACTGGAAGAGCACAATTTAACTGCGTCCACAACCCCCTACATCATCTATGGTGGGTCATACGCTGGTGCTTTCGCTGCTTTCGCGCGCAAGATCTACCCCGACCTTTTCTGGGGTGGCATCTCCTCATCTGGTGTCACCGCAGCCATTGTCGATTACTGGCAGTACTTTGAGGCTGCACGTCTCTTTGCACCCGGCGATTGTGCCAAGGTCACACAGAAGCTCACCCACGTCGTCGACAACATCCTTCTTGGCGAcgacaaggaagagaagaagcagctcaagatcGCGTTTGGTCTCCTCGGACTTCGAGATGACGATTTTGCCACGGCCATCTCTCAAGGTATCGGAGGCCTGCAGAGCAACAACTGGGATCCTGCATCCGACTCTTCCAGCTTCGGCCTGTACTGCGGTAGTGTCTCTTCCGACGACATTCTCTTCGCGAGCACTCGACACCTCGCGCCTTATGTCAAAACATGGCTCATCTCCGCTGGTTAcaagaagcagctcaagtATATGACAAACCGCTTCCTCAACTACATTGGCTACATAAGGTCCAACGTTGAGAGTGACAAGTCGGGACGCTGTAACGGAAGAACGTTAGATCAGTGCTATTCCATCCGTGGGTCAATGAACGAGACTACGCTTGACCCCAACAACATGTTGCGTCAGTGGACATATCAGACTTGCACACAATGGGGATACTGGCAAACTGGATCTGGTGTACCAAAAGATCAACTTCCCATGGTATCTCGTCTCATTGACGTCGAATACAACACGATTCCCTGCCGTGAGGAATTTAATATCACTACGCCTCCCAATGTTGAATCCATCAACAAGCTCGGCGGCTTCAACTTCAGCTATCCCCGCGTAGCCTTCATCGACGGCGAGTATGATCCTTGGAGGGCTGCTACTCCTCACGCCATTGGTCTGCCGGAGAGGGAGTCTACTGTCAGCGAGCCCTTCATTCTGATCCCTTACGGTGTGCACCACTGGGATGAGAACGGCTTGGCTCCTGGTAGCGAGGAGATCGGACTGCCTCCTCCTGCTGTCAAGAAGGCGCAACAGGATATCGTCGACTTTACCAAGGCTTGGTTGGAGGAttgggagaaggagaagggcaACAGTGCTGCAGACCTTTAA
- a CDS encoding hypothetical protein (TransMembrane:3 (o346-365i377-398o410-429i)), which yields MASISSTPTDLPVPIYSAIDNDDLLKRIEASSCVEFPILHSPASRSTSLQRLTVDADWNTYHEPYRIETDIVDAFFLAIEKGHDDIVADFIARGWVSPDTTSRCGETPLIAAVRAGKLPMVSRLVALGASVNQYGRVPIEDKTIASEELHERTPLMVAADRGHLALVKVLIEDYGAKHDLIAPDGAIALRLAAMNRHRQIVQYLPHFRGGSWKRWMHVHRKQMERLQRAAKRLFNFLRILSWDCPKFLLYDAPKEVCLAVWKRRHRIKNFVKEIPGKIKRGVAAIPGHIKSAGKAMWKGIKNIPSFVKSVFQAIWELLKRIPGAVMTVLRWIGNGLKNIGEAIADIFAKLFSFLHTAVMAIVTFFRSITLRDIWYGFCYLARAIFIDAPKAIGAFIVSFGKMTYDVLEAVFGYLGSCIWQIGVGMLWLIKYIPLRIWTMIEALGISLVKAFEEAMVFVNPKRM from the coding sequence ATGGCATCCATATCATCGACGCCCACAGACCTTCCCGTCCCGATATATTCGGCGATCGACAACGATGATCTCCTGAAGCGTATCGAAGCTTCCTCCTGCGTCGAGTTTCCCATCCTTCACTCCCCCGCCAGCCGTTCCACGAGTTTGCAGCGCCTTACCGTCGACGCGGATTGGAACACGTACCACGAACCCTACCGTATCGAGACAGACATTGTCGACGCCTTCTTTCTCGCCATAGAAAAGGGCCACGATGATATTGTCGCCGACTTCATAGCCCGTGGATGGGTGTCACCTGATACTACGAGTCGATGCGGAGAGACGCCCTTGATAGCAGCTGTGCGCGCGGGCAAACTGCCAATGGTCAGCCGCCTCGTCGCTCTCGGCGCAAGCGTCAATCAGTACGGTCGCGTGCCAATTGAGGATAAAACCATCGCGTCAGAGGAGCTGCATGAGCGGACTCCGTTAATGGTCGCTGCTGATCGCGGTCATCTGGCTCTGGTCAAAGTCCTGATTGAAGACTACGGCGCCAAGCACGATCTTATCGCACCAGACGGCGCAATCGCTTTGCGTCTAGCAGCTATGAATCGCCATCGCCAAATCGTACAATATCTGCCCCATTTCCGCGGTGGTTCGTGGAAGAGGTGGATGCACGTGCATCGCAAGCAGATGGAGAGACTGCAACGAGCTGCAAAGCGGCTGTTCAACTTTCTCCGGATACTGTCCTGGGACTGCCCCAAGTTTCTTTTATACGATGCGCCCAAAGAGGTATGTCTTGCGGTCTGGAAGCGCCGCCACCGGATCAAGAACTTCGTGAAGGAAATACCCGGGAAGATCAAGAGAGGGGTTGCTGCGATACCTGGGCATATCAAAAGCGCTGGGAAAGCGATGTGGAAGGGTATCAAGAATATTCCATCGTTTGTGAAAAGTGTTTTTCAGGCGATTTGGGAACTGTTGAAGAGAATACCTGGCGCTGTGATGACGGTTCTAAGATGGATCGGTAACGGACTCAAGAACATCGGCGAAGCCATTGCCGACATCTTTGCCAAGCTATTCTCGTTTCTACACACAGCGGTCATGGCCATTGTCACCTTTTTTCGTAGTATCACACTACGGGACATCTGGTATGGCTTCTGCTATCTCGCCCGGGCCATATTCATCGACGCACCCAAAGCAATTGGTGCATTCATCGTGTCCTTTGGCAAGATGACCTACGATGTTCTGGAAGCAGTTTTCGGTTATCTTGGCTCATGTATCTGGCAAATTGGCGTGGGTATGCTCTGGCTGATCAAATATATCCCGCTCAGGATCTGGACCATGATTGAGGCTCTGGGTATATCGTTGGTAAAGGCTTTTGAGGAGGCGATGGTGTTTGTCAACCCAAAGCGGATGTGA
- a CDS encoding hypothetical protein (SECRETED:SignalP(1-22)), producing the protein MARRLVLSFFLASALYSSGVPAGPCRPKPVSSYAVSSVATSDVSTDLTGLTSSIESLTVIVSASASTGISTDRGETDAAQTTGSLSLSLPDSLVTTATTYGETTTVATGLATETFSSMTDSNTVSSYSATTGLGADTSSFTSGSVATDSASYTTSGATADANTDTASDDTTDVSSFNTGSATTVATYTTSDITTDVSSLATDSATTDASTHTISQSETGTTTGPATTTSADYCSNAEWQNDALIASFEKTMTYAIGVCATAIEPVTTVAATGSPETTETEIIAVTEDHADETKIVIDAPSTNFVAGPDRTVTAVRRDGIIEIIEPKTIYDTVARTTIELPTAYETVYTTNIEYIGSTSVDTVYDVVDTQTTLMVTDTTEITAATSTDVVTETITSIESIPTTSTEYVVTGTTIKFAPGMTIHVTNSRTFVVYLVPSTRTHVLYTTTDYLTSAWTTVTVQSTDTDYTTVPTETVDVTTATNTVDETIVTSTDTDFATSIVTTNEWTTETSVSTSTSTKLLPPKYTQHEFPWLQNKKRAIASAALKARVALPDSLEEQWINEFGESHFHSACSCLLPFSLPTRTVYASAELETIIEKSTTIDKIYGDTVTLTITTAATVTTHKTLTETTIVDGTTSIETRTIHKDVTQTVLSTPTAQSLITKVVVNDDVKQVTKEIAVIDTITLYGIATGYTWMEVTRTQDIYDLRSKLFPVVQTIDIAETSTSTLPTTTVETTVEVTSTALSTADETIYDAFTSIVPVAITDVKKFTYTKTVFTDATSVYSIEATNTVGTIATTTLTTFTTVANGVTSTITTILSTDVTVTAQAIATETCAMPIKDGDFEYEPGTSPWYASYKSKYDWNKIWLDDTHGKVLQTAKLYNNTNFILWQDIKSCKGVTFSCDYQFWIDKYYYVKGDKKPGKGKNDNSDSAYYWWTPYVWTYWNDNPTTIGERWPRNAGETGRWMNANIQFQTTGKVDTLWIYSASPQWPWEGDNFLMLDNYRCKPIAFKGPNGPVGGFRT; encoded by the exons ATGGCTCGCCGTCTTGTCCTTTCGTTCTTTCTCGCTTCGGCCTTGTATTCGTCTGGAGTTCCTGCTGGACCTTGCCGGCCGAAACCTGTGTCCTCTTACGCTGTTTCGAGCGTTGCGACAAGTGATGTCTCTACAGATCTTACCGGCCTAACGTCTTCTATTGAGAGTTTGACTGTCATAGTCTCAGCAAGCGCTTCGACTGGTATCTCAACTGACCGTGGGGAGACCGATGCTGCTCAAACGACCGGTAGCTTGTCGCTGAGTCTACCCGACAGTCTTGTTACGACTGCGACTACCTATGGAGAGACTACTACTGTGGCGACTGGCCTTGCTACAGAAACATTCAGCTCTATGACAGACTCTAACACGGTTTCTTCCTATTCTGCGACCACTGGCCTTGGAGCCGACACCTCTAGCTTCACATCCGGTTCTGTCGCGACGGATTCTGCCAGTTACACAACCAGTGGTGCCACAGCAGATGCCAACACTGACACCGCCAGCGACGACACAACCGATGTCTCTAGCTTCAACACAGGTTCTGCCACCACAGTCGCGACTTACACGACCAGTGATATTACGACTGATGTTTCTAGCCTCGCTACGGACTCTGCCACCACAGATGCCTCAACCCACACCATCAGCCAGTCCGAAACTGGCACCACCACTGGTCCTGCCACTACTACCTCAGCTGATTACT GTAGCAACGCGGAGTGGCAGAacgatgccctcatcgcttCCTTCGAGAAGACAATGACATATGCGATAGGTGTCTGTGCCACTGCTATCGAACCCGTCACCACCGTTGCAGCCACAGGATCACCAGAGACTACCGAGACTGAGATCATCGCCGTCACGGAGGATCACGCCGACGAGACCAAGATTGTCATTGATGCACCATCCACCAACTTTGTCGCCGGACCTGACAGGACTGTCACCGCTGTCCGTCGCGACGGAATTATCGAGATCATCGAGCCAAAGACCATCTACGACACCGTCGCCCGCACGACTATTGAGCTCCCAACTGCTTACGAAACGGTATATACTACCAATATTGAGTACATCGGCAGCACCAGCGTAGATACAGTCTACGATGTCGTCGATACTCAAACGACATTGATGGTTACGGACACGACCGAGATCACAGCCGCTACTTCTACAGATGTGGTTACCGAGACTATCACCAGTATTGAGAGCATTCCTACTACATCTACCGAGTACGTAGTCACCGGCACAACCATCAAGTTTGCTCCAGGAATGACTATCCACGTGACCAACTCTCGCACATTCGTTGTTTACTTAGTCCCATCTACCCGCACGCATGTTTTGTACACGACCACCGATTACCTCACTTCTGCTTGGACAACTGTCACTGTTCAGTCAACGGACACTGACTATACCACTGTCCCTACGGAGACTGTCGATGTTACTACCGCCACGAACACGGTGGACGAGACAATTGTCACGAGCACTGACACTGACTTTGCTACGAGCATTGTCACAACTAATGAGTGGACCACAGAGACTT CCGTCTCTACTTCAACTAGCACCAAGCTTCTCCCTCCAAAGTATACCCAGCACGAGTTCCCTTGGCTACAGAACAAGAAACGAGCCATCGCCAGCGCTGCTCTCAAGGCTCGCGTCGCTCTGCCCGACAGCCTTGAAGAACAGTGGATCAACGAATTCGGCGAATCTCATTTCCATAGTGCTTGCTCGTGTTTACTTCCCTTCTCTCTCCCCACGAGAACCGTCTACGCGTCTGCAGAACTTGAGACAATCATTGAGAAATCCACCACTATCGACAAGATCTATGGTGACACCGTCACGTTGACCATTACCACGGCCGCAACCGTCACTACCCACAAGACCTTGACAGAGACGACTATCGTAGATGGAACCACTTCTATCGAGACGCGCACCATTCACAAGGATGTCACCCAGACTGTCTTGTCCACACCCACAGCTCAATCCCTCATCACAAAGGTAGTGGTTAATGATGATGTGAAGCAAGTCACTAAGGAAATTGCTGTCATTGACACAATCACTCTGTATGGTATCGCTACTGGATATACGTGGATGGAAGTTACCCGCACACAGGACATCTACGATCTTCGTAGCAAACTGTTCCCGGTTGTCCAGACCATCGATATTGCCGAGACGTCTACCTCTACTCTCCCGACTACCACTGTTGAGACTACCGTAGAAGTAACTTCTACTGCGTTGTCTACTGCCGATGAGACTATCTACGACGCGTTTACCAGCATCGTTCCCGTTGCTATCACTGATGTGAAGAAGTTCACATATACAAAGACTGTTTTCACTGATGCGACATCGGTCTACTCAATTGAAGCTACCAACACTGTTGGTACTATTGCGACAACTACGCTGACTACGTTCACCACTGTCGCCAATGGAGTTACATCCACAATCACCACAATCCTGTCCACCGACGTAACCGTCACAGCCCAAGCGATCGCAACAGAGACATGCGCCATGCCCATCAAGGACGGCGATTTCGAGTACGAGCCTGGCACCAGCCCGTGGTACGCATCCTACAAATCCAAGTACGATTGGAACAAGATTTGGCTTGACGATACCCATGGCAAGGTGCTCCAGACGGCGAAGCTttacaacaacaccaacttCATCTTGTGGCAGGACATCAAGTCTTGCAAGGGTGTGACTTTCAGCTGCGACTATCAATTCTGGATCGACAAGTACTACTACGTCAAGGGCGACAAGAAACCCGGTAAGGGTAAAAACGACAACAGCGACTCTGCATACTACTGGTGGACGCCATACGTCTGGACGTACTGGAACGATAACCCTACCACAATTGGGGAGCGGTGGCCCAGGAATGCGGGCGAAACTGGAAGGTGGATGAATGCCAACATCCAATTCCAGACTACTGGCAAAGTTGACACTCTGTGGATATACTCTGCAAGTCCACAGTGGCCGTGGGAAGGCGACAACTTTCTCATGCTGGATAACTACAGGTGCAAACCGATTGCGTTTAAAGGGCCGAATGGACCTGTTGGGGGGTTCCGTACATAG
- a CDS encoding hypothetical protein (TransMembrane:4 (i59-83o109-128i195-214o234-257i)), whose protein sequence is MSTAMAQHETQGQVLQQAKQGLEGSMKPVNPEIDADEMQEQEQEEGRMRPSLNFTGHQLFYVFGLDGVGAMLLSGGVNFALAYPMYTTQDTIKNPIRLFQLPNTLSGDAAVTIIIQCILTWFVEMGLVSYDLSKRSVQPVGFIPEPSHPWMRWLFFLPPSDPNDSEIESEKVRPLNEPKAASLFNTIVQGALRGFMFAVAGFILLWPLSVGILTTLGERDGGDWRYDDHWTPQAFKAILCGVLSLLTTPLMALFWLIKAGWEGNDERSNARESRRSQYADAQRLNEPAV, encoded by the exons ATGTCAACTGCGATGGCGCAACATGAGACACAGGGGCAGGttttgcaacaagccaagcaGGGGTTGGAGGGGTCCATGAAACCTGTCAACCCTGAGATTGACGCAGACGAAATgcaggaacaggaacaagAGGAGGGGCGGATGAGGCCAAGCTTGAACTTTACTGGTCATCAACTCTTTTACGTCTTTGGCCTCGATGGTGTGGGTGCCATGCTTTTATCCGGCGGCGTTAATTTTGCCTTGGCTTACC CCATGTACACAACCCAAGACACCATCAAAAACCCTATACGCTTGTTTCAACTACCAAACACGTTATCGGGTGATGCCGCtgtcaccatcatcatccaatGCATCCTCACCTGGTTCGTTGAGATGGGTCTCGTCAGCTACGACCTCTCCAAGCGCTCTGTTCAACCTGTCGGCTTCATCCCCGAACCGTCGCACCCATGGATGAGAtggcttttctttcttccgCCTTCTGATCCCAACGATTCAGAGATCGAGTCCGAAAAGGTACGGCCGCTCAACGAGCCCAAAGCTGCTTCGCTGTTCAACACCATTGTGCAGGGAGCGCTGAGAGGCTTCATGTTTGCTGTCGCTGGGTTCATCCTCCTCTGGCCTTTGTCTGTCGGTATTTTGACCACTCTTGGTGAGCGCGACGGCGGAGACTGGCGGTACGACGATCATTGGACACCCCAGGCCTTCAAGGCTATTCTTTGTGGCGTTTTGAGTCTTCTAACGACGCCATTGATGGCCTTGTTCTGGCTTATCAAGGCTGGCTGGGAGGGGAATGATGAGCGATCTAATGCCAGAGAGTCACGGCGGAGTCAATATGCAGATGCTCAGCGCCTGAACGAACCAGCTGTGTAA